ACTATATAAATCAAAATTTGTTACAAAATACATTAATATAATGGTGAATAATATAAGAGCAATAAATTTTATAGAAGTATCAATATTGCTATGCAAACTTGTTAAGCAACTAGCATAAGCAGCAAAAGTATCATCTTTAGATATATGGGTTCCTACTGGTACATCAGTTAAACCATATATTTCAAAGATTATCCCCATAACTAATATCACAGGGTTACTGTAAAATATTAAATAGAATAGTACAGAGATTATAAAGGGCCTCGAAATCATAATATTTAATGCATTATTCCTGTCAATTGAAATAATGCCTGAAAATAAAAATAGTATTAAATAATCTATATAATTCATAATAGTTAATGTTTTTTTAAAAATTCATAAAAGTATTTAATTTCTATATTTGTCTCCCAAGGCAGTTTTTTAATATATATATTATGATTATCTCTAAGTTTTGATATCATTAAAAGCTCATCAAGATTTAGAAATACAGTATCAGTAATCTCAATTTTATGCTCCCTAGAAGCTATACAACCTATATTAATATAAATATCGTTATCAATAATATCCCTTACATCATACAAATCTTTAACACTCTCAAATAACACTAGAGTGTATTTACCTTTACACAGACTCTTAAATCCATCAAAATTTTCCAAAAAATCTTTCTTTCTTACAATCTTTAGAGAACAATATTCTGGTAGTATGCTACTGTATATCATATTCTGCAAGTAATCTCCATATATCCTATCATTTACTATAAATACATAATTAATCTTATAATATTTAATCCAACCTTCAATCACTTGGCCATGGATCAACCTATCATCTACTCTAAAGATTATCTTTTTTTCCATATCCAAACAATTCCCTTGCTATTCTTATACTACTTTTACCTGCCTCAACTGATTTTTTACTTATCTCGCTTAGAGAATCTAATTCTTGTCTTAGGGCAAATGCCCTAATCAACATAGGTAGATTTACTCCTGTAATAACTCCAACTCTATCATCTGTTAAATATGACATAGCTATATTAGAGGGTGAACCACCAAACATATCAGTAAATATGAGCACACCACCTTCTTTACTATTATT
This Deferribacterota bacterium DNA region includes the following protein-coding sequences:
- a CDS encoding PTS sugar transporter subunit IIB, whose protein sequence is MEKKIIFRVDDRLIHGQVIEGWIKYYKINYVFIVNDRIYGDYLQNMIYSSILPEYCSLKIVRKKDFLENFDGFKSLCKGKYTLVLFESVKDLYDVRDIIDNDIYINIGCIASREHKIEITDTVFLNLDELLMISKLRDNHNIYIKKLPWETNIEIKYFYEFLKKH
- a CDS encoding PTS sugar transporter subunit IIA encodes the protein MIEFIIITHGSLALELLKTCEMIIGRQNKVHAITLQSNSSLQDIADKLNDIINNSKEGGVLIFTDMFGGSPSNIAMSYLTDDRVGVITGVNLPMLIRAFALRQELDSLSEISKKSVEAGKSSIRIARELFGYGKKDNL